From Abditibacteriota bacterium, a single genomic window includes:
- a CDS encoding alpha-L-fucosidase, which produces MEKLRFRQVHLDFHTNIDIEDIGAGFDPAEWVDTLRQARVNSITIFAKCHHGLSYYPTRTGVPHPHLTRDLLREQYEACKAADINAPIYISAGVDTWISDRHPEWREARPTPDGRTYTQWALAPGFLKLCFHSPYLDYLIRQIEEVARLYPDCDGIFLDIINQGECMCPSCIKWMRDRGLDPALPESRRQCAAHALEEYYRRSTEAARSVTPRMRVFHNSGHVAKNDTEVLKYFSHLELESLPTGGWGYDHFPLSAKFAGKLDLDFLGMTGKFHTTWGEFGGFKHPNALRYECMQMLAFGSKCSVGDQLAPSGRLDPATYRLIGSAYREVEQKEPWCDGAEQIADIGVLSREAETGAREADNGTGRILLEGHYLFDLINRSIPFEPYKLLILADDILIDEELRVRLNDYLAGGGRLILSGDSGLDPEKKGFALDTGCEYAGVSPYQPDYLTGEGFLQPDYVDTPIVMYMKSRQARVTDGRGLCAVTYPEFNRTWEHFCSHQHAPAGKASPYPGAVLNKAGNVLWYAHPIFEIYGSLGATVYKELAVKGIEYMLPDKTLTVGLPSTARATLTRQPGRLVLHLLSADIVTRGAEKELSPEGYVRPSHKVEIIEDLTPLYNTPVVLRLPSRPLSVRRVPGGDDIPFEYSDGMLQFVSDAFLCHDMIEITTEE; this is translated from the coding sequence TTGGAAAAACTGCGTTTCAGACAGGTCCATCTGGACTTTCACACCAACATCGACATAGAGGACATAGGCGCCGGCTTTGACCCCGCGGAGTGGGTCGACACCCTGCGGCAGGCCCGGGTCAACTCCATCACCATTTTCGCCAAGTGCCATCACGGCCTCAGCTACTATCCCACCCGGACCGGAGTGCCCCACCCCCATCTCACCCGGGATCTCCTGAGGGAGCAATACGAGGCCTGTAAGGCTGCGGACATCAACGCTCCCATCTACATTTCCGCCGGGGTGGACACCTGGATCTCGGACCGGCATCCCGAATGGCGGGAAGCCCGGCCGACGCCCGACGGCAGGACCTACACCCAGTGGGCCCTGGCTCCCGGATTCCTGAAGCTGTGCTTCCACAGTCCCTATCTGGACTATCTCATCAGACAGATCGAGGAGGTAGCCCGGCTCTATCCCGATTGCGACGGCATCTTTCTGGACATCATCAACCAGGGTGAGTGCATGTGTCCCTCCTGCATCAAATGGATGCGTGACCGGGGGCTGGACCCCGCCCTGCCGGAGAGCAGACGGCAGTGCGCCGCCCACGCTCTGGAAGAGTATTACCGCCGCTCCACCGAGGCTGCCCGCAGCGTGACCCCCCGCATGAGGGTGTTCCACAACTCGGGCCACGTGGCCAAAAACGACACGGAAGTCCTGAAATACTTTTCGCACCTGGAGCTGGAAAGCCTGCCCACCGGAGGCTGGGGCTACGATCATTTCCCCCTGTCAGCCAAGTTTGCGGGCAAGCTGGACCTGGATTTTCTGGGCATGACCGGCAAATTCCACACCACCTGGGGCGAATTCGGCGGCTTCAAGCACCCCAACGCCCTGCGCTACGAATGTATGCAGATGCTGGCCTTCGGCTCCAAGTGCTCGGTGGGCGACCAGCTGGCCCCCTCCGGCAGGCTGGACCCGGCCACCTACAGGCTCATAGGCAGCGCCTACAGAGAGGTGGAACAAAAGGAGCCCTGGTGCGACGGCGCGGAGCAGATAGCCGACATAGGGGTGCTGTCCCGGGAAGCCGAGACGGGAGCGAGAGAGGCGGACAACGGCACCGGCAGGATCCTGCTGGAGGGCCACTATCTCTTTGATCTCATCAACCGCAGCATTCCCTTTGAGCCCTACAAGCTCCTGATACTGGCAGACGACATACTCATAGACGAGGAGCTCCGCGTCAGGCTCAACGACTACCTGGCGGGAGGCGGCAGGCTCATACTGTCCGGCGACTCCGGACTGGACCCGGAGAAGAAGGGCTTTGCTCTGGACACGGGCTGCGAATACGCGGGCGTGAGCCCTTATCAGCCGGACTACCTGACGGGCGAAGGCTTCCTGCAGCCGGACTACGTGGATACGCCCATAGTCATGTATATGAAGAGCAGGCAGGCCCGGGTCACCGACGGCCGGGGGCTTTGCGCAGTGACCTATCCCGAGTTCAACCGCACCTGGGAGCACTTCTGCAGCCATCAGCACGCTCCCGCCGGCAAGGCGTCCCCCTATCCCGGAGCAGTGCTCAACAAGGCGGGGAACGTCCTCTGGTACGCCCACCCCATATTTGAGATATACGGCTCTCTGGGAGCCACCGTGTACAAGGAGCTGGCCGTAAAGGGCATCGAATACATGCTGCCGGACAAGACCCTCACCGTGGGCCTGCCCTCCACTGCCCGGGCCACCCTCACCCGGCAGCCCGGCCGTCTGGTGCTCCATCTGCTGAGCGCCGACATAGTCACCCGGGGAGCGGAAAAGGAGCTGTCGCCGGAGGGCTACGTGAGACCCTCTCACAAGGTGGAGATCATAGAGGACCTGACTCCCCTGTACAACACGCCGGTGGTCCTGAGGCTCCCCTCAAGGCCCCTGTCGGTCCGCCGGGTGCCCGGAGGAGATGACATTCCCTTTGAATACTCGGACGGGATGCTGCAGTTCGTGTCGGACGCCTTTCTCTGCCACGACATGATCGAGATCACCACGGAGGAATGA
- a CDS encoding alcohol dehydrogenase catalytic domain-containing protein — MKTAKAAVFMGAGKPFEVRSFDVTEPPAGYGMSTLVASGICGTDIHMTHGTLIVGSPSIIGHEFIGRLEACDPAEAARYGLKPGDYVVADIAVPCGECLLCRTGDDANCVNMQVTNGGSIDEAPYLYGGYSQVNYTPLKNLIRVPEGVDPRAAAVFACPGPTVVHACRLAEQAGVRFEDIGSAVVQGAGPVGMFAIMYLKAKGVKKVIAVMRSDKPFRTRAAERAGADEVMFMSEGGVCDKLAAENGGLGPDLCFEASGAPEAIPVGIGVLRNRGVYLVPGQYSNSGGVEIQPQLITFKALRILGSSQYSVIDVRDYLEFLRSHSALESVILSMGSFYPVEDVNAAIEAADKGENVKTLLVP, encoded by the coding sequence ATGAAGACAGCCAAAGCGGCGGTGTTTATGGGGGCGGGCAAGCCCTTTGAGGTGAGAAGCTTTGACGTGACCGAGCCCCCGGCGGGCTACGGCATGAGCACACTTGTGGCCAGCGGCATATGCGGCACCGACATACATATGACCCACGGCACCCTCATAGTGGGGTCGCCCTCCATCATCGGACATGAGTTTATAGGCAGGCTGGAAGCCTGCGACCCGGCGGAGGCGGCCCGATACGGACTGAAGCCGGGGGACTATGTGGTGGCGGATATAGCCGTGCCCTGCGGCGAATGCCTGCTGTGCAGGACCGGCGACGACGCCAACTGCGTCAATATGCAGGTGACCAACGGAGGCAGCATAGACGAAGCCCCCTATCTCTACGGAGGCTACAGTCAGGTGAACTACACCCCTCTGAAAAACCTCATCCGGGTGCCCGAGGGAGTGGACCCCCGGGCCGCTGCCGTGTTTGCCTGCCCGGGACCAACGGTGGTCCACGCCTGCAGACTGGCGGAGCAGGCCGGCGTCCGTTTTGAGGACATCGGCAGCGCCGTGGTGCAGGGAGCCGGGCCCGTGGGCATGTTTGCTATCATGTATCTGAAAGCAAAGGGCGTAAAAAAGGTCATAGCCGTGATGCGGTCGGACAAGCCCTTCCGCACCCGGGCTGCAGAGAGAGCCGGAGCGGACGAAGTGATGTTTATGAGCGAGGGCGGCGTCTGCGACAAGCTGGCCGCCGAAAACGGCGGACTGGGGCCGGACCTGTGCTTTGAGGCCTCCGGGGCTCCCGAAGCCATACCCGTGGGTATCGGCGTCCTGCGCAACAGAGGCGTGTATCTGGTGCCCGGCCAGTATTCCAACAGCGGGGGAGTGGAGATCCAGCCCCAGCTCATCACATTCAAGGCTCTCAGGATATTAGGCTCCTCCCAGTATTCCGTCATTGACGTCAGGGACTACCTGGAATTCCTGCGCAGCCACAGCGCGCTGGAAAGCGTCATCCTGTCCATGGGCAGCTTTTACCCCGTGGAGGACGTGAACGCTGCCATAGAGGCAGCCGACAAAGGGGAGAACGTCAAGACCCTGCTGGTGCCTTAA
- a CDS encoding DNA-binding protein, which translates to MEYRRFGSAYYIRTDKGEEVIDTILQVCKREKIRSAVYTGIGGCDRAEVMTFDPEKGDFESETVEGMLELVSMNGNVMWDESAGKPVHHTHALFTMKKDGEHRVIGGHMKSLRVLYTCETELRPVEGGEIRKVYDPETGTGFWKLK; encoded by the coding sequence TTGGAATACAGACGCTTTGGCAGCGCCTATTACATCAGGACCGACAAGGGCGAGGAGGTCATAGACACCATCCTGCAGGTGTGCAAACGGGAAAAGATCCGCTCTGCGGTCTATACGGGCATAGGAGGCTGCGACCGGGCGGAGGTCATGACCTTTGACCCGGAGAAGGGCGACTTTGAGTCGGAGACAGTGGAGGGTATGCTGGAGCTGGTGTCCATGAACGGCAACGTGATGTGGGACGAGAGCGCCGGGAAGCCGGTCCATCACACCCACGCCCTGTTTACCATGAAAAAGGACGGAGAACACCGGGTCATAGGCGGACACATGAAGAGCCTGAGAGTGCTCTACACCTGCGAAACGGAGCTGAGACCCGTGGAGGGCGGAGAAATACGCAAGGTGTATGACCCGGAGACAGGCACCGGCTTCTGGAAGCTGAAATAA
- a CDS encoding glycoside hydrolase family 32 protein, producing MKKIYAILLSIAILSSALGASALTDNQTLRNKYLRLLREKENEKYGRPVYHFTPQKNWMNDPNGLVYDHGVWHMFFQWDPEGITTGRRAWGHAVSSDLVHWEELGTALPREEYDMYSGSAAMDVPNTLGLNTPEQATMLIAVTEFLNGQCIYYSTDGGSSFRKLTEEPVIPFRGGTDRDPRLFWYAPGKYWLMLYYTEHPDRTETPGYVFYRSHDLKSWERLSLIPGCYECPDIRELPIEGSKEKRWTVLCGNMDHIVGTFDGKTFTPTQDRDRTMRSYSNYASQTWSDAPGGRVVQISWMRCPILPERPWSQQMSIPVELSLRETPGGFRLLRYPVKETETLWRETLEFGPQTLVPGKNIFEGIEGKALDIEIEFEYSPFVYFVNLETPNGTVSVLGQEPVLKYNDFYQPLEPRKTVTLRALTDTDSVEFFANGGEAYMPLATRANGKRIGLTVHAPVQLRRARVSIIAK from the coding sequence TTGAAAAAAATATATGCCATTTTGCTGTCCATAGCGATCCTGTCCTCCGCTCTTGGCGCTTCGGCCCTGACGGACAATCAAACCCTCAGAAACAAATACCTGAGGCTGCTGAGGGAGAAGGAAAACGAAAAATACGGACGGCCCGTATATCACTTCACCCCTCAAAAGAACTGGATGAACGACCCCAACGGTCTGGTGTATGACCATGGGGTCTGGCACATGTTTTTTCAGTGGGACCCCGAGGGCATCACCACCGGCAGACGGGCCTGGGGACATGCCGTCAGCAGCGACCTGGTCCACTGGGAAGAGCTGGGGACCGCCCTCCCCAGAGAAGAATACGACATGTATTCCGGCTCCGCCGCCATGGATGTCCCCAACACCCTGGGCCTCAACACCCCCGAACAAGCCACGATGCTGATCGCCGTCACAGAATTTTTGAACGGCCAGTGCATCTATTACTCCACAGACGGAGGCAGCAGCTTCCGCAAGCTCACGGAGGAACCGGTGATACCCTTCAGAGGCGGCACCGACCGGGACCCCAGGCTGTTCTGGTACGCCCCGGGCAAATACTGGCTCATGCTCTATTACACCGAGCACCCGGACAGGACCGAAACCCCCGGCTACGTGTTTTACCGTTCCCATGACCTGAAAAGCTGGGAAAGGCTTTCCCTGATACCCGGCTGCTACGAATGTCCGGACATACGGGAGCTGCCCATTGAGGGCAGCAAAGAGAAGCGCTGGACTGTGCTGTGCGGCAACATGGACCATATAGTGGGGACCTTTGACGGCAAGACCTTTACCCCCACTCAGGACAGGGACAGGACCATGAGGTCCTACTCCAACTACGCCTCTCAGACCTGGTCCGACGCTCCCGGAGGCCGGGTGGTCCAGATCAGCTGGATGAGGTGCCCCATATTGCCGGAACGCCCCTGGTCGCAGCAGATGAGCATCCCGGTGGAGCTGAGCCTGAGAGAGACCCCCGGGGGCTTCAGGCTGCTCAGGTACCCGGTGAAGGAAACGGAGACCCTGTGGCGGGAGACCCTTGAGTTCGGCCCGCAGACCCTGGTACCCGGGAAAAATATCTTCGAAGGCATAGAGGGCAAGGCCCTGGATATCGAGATAGAGTTTGAATACAGCCCCTTCGTGTATTTTGTGAACCTGGAGACCCCCAACGGCACGGTATCGGTGCTGGGTCAGGAACCCGTGCTGAAATACAATGACTTTTATCAGCCGCTGGAGCCCCGGAAGACAGTGACCCTGAGGGCCCTGACAGACACGGACTCCGTGGAATTCTTCGCCAACGGCGGCGAAGCCTATATGCCCCTGGCCACAAGGGCCAACGGCAAAAGGATCGGCCTCACAGTCCACGCCCCCGTTCAGCTCAGGCGGGCCAGAGTGAGCATCATCGCCAAGTGA
- the ybaK gene encoding Cys-tRNA(Pro) deacylase, whose translation MKKEKTNAVRIMDRLGIAYTARSYPCPEALSATAIAEKLGADPSRVFKTLVTRGRSGSHYVFMIPAREELDLRKAASVTGEKSISMIRERELLPLTGYVHGGCSPVGMKKQFPTYIHRTAEDCELIIFSGGRIGLQTECSLEELRKAQPVTAADITAD comes from the coding sequence ATGAAAAAAGAAAAGACCAATGCCGTGAGGATCATGGACAGGCTGGGCATAGCCTACACGGCCCGGTCCTACCCCTGCCCCGAAGCCCTCAGCGCCACAGCCATAGCCGAAAAGCTGGGCGCGGATCCCTCGCGGGTATTCAAGACCCTGGTCACCCGGGGCCGCTCCGGCAGCCACTACGTTTTTATGATACCGGCCCGGGAGGAGCTGGACCTGAGAAAGGCGGCCTCCGTCACAGGCGAAAAGAGCATCTCCATGATCAGGGAGCGGGAGCTCCTGCCCCTGACGGGCTACGTCCACGGCGGCTGTTCGCCCGTAGGCATGAAAAAACAGTTTCCCACCTACATACACCGCACGGCGGAGGACTGCGAGCTCATCATATTCTCCGGAGGCAGGATAGGGCTCCAGACTGAGTGCTCCCTGGAGGAGCTGAGAAAGGCGCAGCCGGTCACGGCGGCGGACATCACGGCAGACTGA
- a CDS encoding DUF1559 domain-containing protein produces MKKGFTLIELLVVIAIIAILAAILFPVFAQAREKARQTQCLSNCRQIGTAVAMYASDWEDCLPQYDYNYGVSAGIHNPVGGEWYMGAYGFHPSYNADKIADYVKNYGYVAQLSPYCKNGKIFHCPSQNGMSSFDNYQNGKYYTSYFYRRVCYIGGVPANLAINNTGTALEGPMVISALPKPAGLVIMGEFAPHHNHKPHPSLSNVYDGGSKDNVVFADGHAGNVALNQTRWFFGASLPGYPYYGWDWDWPSDGAKHNDFRYQRGELCYDFAD; encoded by the coding sequence ATGAAAAAAGGTTTTACCCTCATTGAATTGTTGGTCGTTATAGCTATCATAGCTATATTGGCTGCCATTCTCTTCCCTGTCTTTGCGCAGGCCAGAGAAAAAGCCAGACAGACACAGTGCCTCAGCAACTGCCGTCAGATCGGTACTGCCGTGGCCATGTATGCCTCAGACTGGGAAGACTGCCTGCCTCAGTACGATTACAACTACGGTGTATCCGCAGGCATCCACAACCCGGTAGGCGGCGAGTGGTATATGGGGGCCTACGGCTTCCATCCCAGCTACAATGCCGACAAGATAGCCGACTACGTCAAGAACTACGGCTACGTAGCGCAGCTTTCACCCTATTGCAAAAACGGCAAGATATTCCATTGCCCCAGCCAGAACGGCATGAGCTCTTTTGACAACTATCAGAACGGCAAGTATTACACCAGCTACTTCTACAGAAGAGTATGCTACATCGGCGGCGTGCCCGCAAATCTGGCCATCAACAACACAGGCACCGCTCTGGAAGGCCCTATGGTCATATCGGCTCTGCCCAAGCCGGCCGGCCTTGTCATCATGGGCGAATTTGCCCCCCATCACAATCACAAGCCGCACCCCTCACTGAGCAACGTATATGACGGCGGCTCCAAGGACAACGTAGTCTTTGCCGACGGACATGCCGGCAATGTGGCTCTGAATCAGACCCGCTGGTTCTTCGGCGCTTCCCTCCCCGGCTATCCCTACTACGGCTGGGACTGGGATTGGCCTTCAGACGGCGCCAAGCACAACGACTTCAGATATCAGAGAGGCGAGCTCTGCTACGACTTCGCCGACTAA
- a CDS encoding beta-galactosidase, which yields MRYVFAMLLILTLSAGALLAAGRPTTLRTRDNSPLCGFYFFTHWWEPWRSDDARALGDLREIRAMGCNVIFLDSEWSQMIDRDWFWLDRGHRLAKEAGLEILPWLSLKEWIDLGGENRVALVKKMYGVDLRTGVDYDGKPNRIIPYDEATIEAGYRYCVDYLDRYLSDGAILRVRDGSKLKPVVAITVELEWSGSNDEETNKRFRKYLKDIYSYTDRLNKAWGTRLGSIDEVELMDPKLFNIEDCSAGKAKLDRATEDQIAFRAKVQNDAMAEIKRRLKIRYPDLLIATELPHEMFTDHPAELYYRINGAATPETTLHADITVLRCTGLLSKKTEDALIKWQKDTGQHLVITYRTYKGKEQAVLKGSDTDYFRIGDQAARIGDGFGFYSWNEMVDTHIAAEPDLSNPIGKFEIFTPEESRAWKGLASQQIKEYLEKAK from the coding sequence ATGAGATATGTTTTTGCTATGCTCCTGATCCTCACGCTGTCCGCCGGCGCCCTTCTGGCAGCCGGCAGGCCCACCACCCTGAGGACCCGGGACAACTCGCCCCTGTGCGGCTTTTATTTCTTCACCCACTGGTGGGAGCCCTGGCGCTCGGACGACGCCCGGGCCCTCGGCGACCTGCGGGAGATCAGGGCCATGGGCTGCAACGTCATCTTTCTGGACAGCGAATGGTCCCAGATGATCGACCGGGACTGGTTCTGGCTGGACAGAGGCCACAGGCTGGCCAAGGAGGCGGGACTGGAGATACTCCCCTGGCTGAGCCTGAAGGAATGGATCGATCTGGGAGGCGAGAACCGCGTCGCCCTGGTCAAAAAGATGTACGGCGTGGACCTGAGGACCGGCGTGGACTACGACGGCAAGCCCAACCGCATCATCCCCTATGACGAGGCCACCATAGAGGCGGGCTATCGCTACTGCGTGGATTATCTGGACAGATACCTCTCGGACGGAGCCATCCTGCGCGTCAGGGACGGCAGCAAGCTGAAGCCCGTGGTGGCCATCACCGTGGAGCTGGAGTGGTCCGGCTCCAACGACGAAGAGACCAACAAACGCTTCAGGAAGTATCTGAAGGACATATACTCCTACACCGACAGGCTCAACAAGGCCTGGGGCACCCGGCTCGGCAGCATAGACGAGGTGGAGCTCATGGACCCGAAGCTCTTTAATATAGAGGACTGCAGCGCCGGCAAGGCAAAGCTCGACCGGGCCACAGAGGACCAGATAGCCTTCAGGGCCAAGGTGCAGAACGACGCCATGGCGGAGATCAAGCGGCGGCTGAAGATCAGATATCCCGACCTGCTGATAGCCACCGAGCTGCCCCACGAGATGTTTACGGACCACCCGGCAGAGCTCTACTACAGGATAAACGGCGCCGCCACTCCCGAGACCACCCTCCACGCCGATATCACGGTGCTGAGGTGCACCGGCCTGCTTTCCAAAAAGACCGAGGACGCCCTGATCAAGTGGCAAAAGGACACGGGGCAGCATCTGGTGATCACCTACCGCACCTACAAGGGCAAGGAACAGGCGGTGCTTAAGGGCTCGGACACTGACTATTTCCGCATAGGCGACCAGGCGGCCAGGATAGGAGACGGCTTTGGCTTCTACAGCTGGAACGAAATGGTGGACACCCATATAGCAGCCGAGCCGGACCTGTCGAATCCCATCGGCAAATTTGAGATATTCACCCCCGAGGAGTCCCGGGCCTGGAAGGGTCTGGCCTCCCAGCAGATAAAGGAGTATCTGGAGAAGGCAAAATGA
- a CDS encoding PTS transporter subunit EIIC, which produces MKHEELVQALIPALGGRDNILQVMNCMTRLRVTLADPAKADLEAVKQIEGVLGVVADREERPEIVLGPGVVRQCADICHSMGLGAPEKTWQENKAEIRSRQKQSPLRAGLKTFGDIFIPLIPGVIAAGLCGGLATLLEQAYPGHKDIRWFETLIQLMKMINAAFMTYLTAWAGYRAAEKFGGTPILGGMLGMITGLDGINTVSEIWGLFNASEPLASVLRVGRGGVLSAVFGVWLLVVCEKWLRKRMPSALDVIITPLVLLLGFCIPYIFVVMPLMGYISNGICWVVEHVCMSESVAIRAVAGYVSAALFLPMVSVGMHHGLVALYTVQLNTLGYVTLYPALAMAGAGQVGASIALWIKARKVKNARLSRVIAGALPAGFLGVGEPLIYGVTLPLGTPFITAGLGAGFGGAFIMAMEVAATTWGPSGLLGLFVMTAGPNPAAKSLLCYLTGLIISYIMGFIITTIVIKKEELTEE; this is translated from the coding sequence ATGAAACACGAAGAATTGGTACAAGCCCTGATCCCCGCTCTGGGAGGCAGGGACAACATACTTCAGGTCATGAACTGCATGACCCGGCTCAGGGTCACCCTCGCAGACCCCGCCAAGGCCGATCTGGAAGCGGTGAAGCAGATAGAAGGCGTGTTGGGCGTGGTGGCCGACAGAGAGGAACGGCCGGAGATAGTGCTGGGGCCCGGCGTGGTGCGCCAATGCGCGGACATCTGCCACAGCATGGGGCTGGGCGCTCCGGAAAAGACCTGGCAGGAAAACAAGGCTGAGATCAGGAGCCGCCAGAAGCAAAGCCCCCTCCGCGCGGGCCTGAAGACCTTTGGCGACATATTTATCCCCCTGATCCCCGGCGTGATCGCGGCGGGCCTTTGCGGCGGTCTGGCGACCCTGCTGGAACAGGCCTATCCCGGTCACAAGGACATCCGGTGGTTTGAGACCCTGATCCAGCTCATGAAGATGATCAACGCCGCCTTTATGACCTACCTCACCGCCTGGGCCGGCTACAGGGCCGCCGAAAAATTCGGCGGGACTCCCATACTGGGCGGCATGCTGGGCATGATCACAGGTCTGGACGGCATAAACACGGTGTCTGAGATATGGGGCCTCTTCAACGCCTCCGAGCCTCTCGCGTCCGTGCTGCGGGTCGGCAGAGGCGGCGTCCTGTCGGCTGTATTCGGAGTGTGGCTCCTGGTGGTTTGCGAGAAATGGCTCAGGAAAAGGATGCCCTCGGCTCTGGACGTGATCATTACGCCTCTTGTCCTCTTGCTGGGCTTTTGTATCCCGTATATATTCGTGGTCATGCCCCTGATGGGCTATATCTCCAACGGTATCTGCTGGGTGGTGGAGCACGTCTGCATGTCCGAGAGCGTAGCCATCAGGGCTGTGGCAGGGTATGTGTCCGCGGCTCTCTTTTTGCCTATGGTGTCCGTGGGTATGCATCACGGATTGGTGGCTCTCTACACGGTGCAGCTCAACACTCTGGGCTACGTGACCCTCTATCCCGCCCTGGCCATGGCCGGCGCCGGTCAGGTGGGCGCGTCCATTGCCCTGTGGATAAAGGCCCGCAAGGTGAAAAACGCCCGTCTGTCCCGGGTCATTGCCGGCGCTTTGCCCGCTGGCTTTCTGGGAGTAGGGGAGCCTCTCATTTACGGCGTCACTCTCCCTCTGGGCACTCCCTTCATCACCGCCGGACTGGGAGCCGGCTTCGGAGGCGCCTTTATCATGGCCATGGAGGTGGCAGCCACTACCTGGGGACCTTCGGGACTTCTGGGCCTCTTTGTCATGACCGCCGGGCCCAATCCCGCCGCCAAGAGCCTCCTGTGCTATCTGACGGGACTGATAATAAGCTACATCATGGGCTTTATCATCACCACTATCGTCATCAAAAAAGAGGAGCTGACGGAAGAATAA
- the malQ gene encoding 4-alpha-glucanotransferase, translated as MNGKRESGILCHITSLPGKYGMGDLGEDAFRFVDLLADTGQSLWQILPLSPVGGSASPYQGLSAFASNPLLISPKALAEEGLVTEEELAGAPAAGSGRIDFASVAPWKTELLSKAAERFAARGYSVEYDRYVEKHKSWLIPYMVFRHLKETRGSGWKDWEPVKRDVIANSKHAVLQFFFYREWQALKAYANGKGIKIVGDLPIFLDYESESVWMNGDQFLLDERRDPAFVSGVPPDYFSATGQYWGNPMYDWDAMRKDGFRWWKRRFAMLFESVDIVRIDHFRAFSRAWHIKPNKRHTAAKGRWLPGPGKEFFDKALPKSKAKCIIAEDLGIIDDRVRALRDACGFPGMCILQFAFDGSDNLYLPHNHRQNQVVYTGTHDNNTTLGWWQELDEETRDRVRRYLSIDGRAISRQLMTAAAMSVAETAVYPMQDLLELDGSARMNVPGQPEGCWGWRFDWEQVTDRQRDFLRDITAMYHRSC; from the coding sequence ATGAACGGCAAAAGAGAAAGCGGCATACTGTGCCACATCACCAGCCTGCCCGGGAAATACGGAATGGGAGACCTGGGCGAAGACGCCTTCCGTTTTGTCGATCTTCTGGCAGACACGGGACAGAGCCTATGGCAGATACTGCCCCTGTCCCCGGTGGGCGGCTCCGCCTCCCCCTATCAGGGGCTTTCCGCCTTTGCGTCCAATCCCCTGCTCATCAGCCCCAAGGCTCTGGCTGAGGAAGGTCTGGTGACAGAAGAGGAGCTCGCAGGCGCCCCGGCAGCCGGCTCCGGCAGGATAGACTTCGCCTCGGTGGCCCCATGGAAGACAGAGCTGCTCTCAAAGGCGGCGGAACGCTTTGCCGCCCGGGGATATTCGGTGGAATATGACCGGTACGTGGAAAAGCACAAAAGCTGGCTCATCCCCTATATGGTATTCCGGCATCTGAAGGAGACCCGGGGCTCCGGCTGGAAGGACTGGGAGCCGGTGAAAAGGGACGTCATCGCGAACTCAAAACACGCGGTCCTGCAGTTTTTCTTTTACCGGGAGTGGCAGGCCCTCAAGGCCTACGCCAACGGCAAGGGGATAAAGATCGTGGGGGATCTGCCCATCTTTCTGGACTACGAATCCGAAAGCGTATGGATGAACGGAGATCAGTTCCTGCTGGATGAGCGCCGGGACCCCGCCTTCGTGTCCGGCGTGCCCCCGGACTACTTCAGCGCCACGGGCCAGTATTGGGGCAACCCCATGTATGACTGGGACGCCATGAGAAAGGACGGCTTCCGCTGGTGGAAAAGGCGCTTTGCCATGCTGTTTGAATCGGTGGACATAGTGCGCATAGACCATTTCCGGGCCTTTTCCCGGGCCTGGCACATCAAGCCCAACAAACGACACACGGCGGCAAAAGGGCGCTGGCTCCCGGGCCCGGGCAAGGAGTTCTTTGACAAAGCCCTGCCCAAAAGCAAGGCAAAATGCATCATAGCCGAGGACCTGGGCATCATCGACGACCGGGTGCGGGCTCTCCGGGACGCATGCGGCTTTCCGGGCATGTGCATACTCCAATTTGCCTTTGACGGCTCGGACAATCTGTATCTGCCCCACAACCACCGGCAAAATCAGGTGGTCTATACGGGCACCCACGACAACAACACCACTCTGGGCTGGTGGCAGGAGCTGGACGAAGAGACCAGAGACAGAGTGCGCCGCTATCTGTCCATAGACGGCCGGGCCATATCCCGACAGCTCATGACCGCTGCGGCCATGAGCGTGGCGGAAACGGCGGTATATCCCATGCAGGACCTGCTGGAGCTGGACGGCTCCGCCCGCATGAACGTGCCCGGACAGCCGGAGGGTTGCTGGGGCTGGCGCTTTGACTGGGAGCAGGTGACAGACCGGCAGAGGGACTTTCTCCGGGACATCACCGCCATGTATCACAGAAGCTGCTGA